In one window of Skermanella rosea DNA:
- a CDS encoding ABC-type transport auxiliary lipoprotein family protein, translating to MRMPVPVPLLARLLPACCVAFGLLAACSLPGFSPPPKLFTLTPKNTFSDGLPVVRSQILIEPPVAAAGIDTGRIALSRAPTSLDYYAGVSWTDRAPAMVQTLMVESFENSGKALSVGRDTIGLRSDVILKSELREFQAEYDPAVENAPPRVHVRINAKLVAMPRRSIEASRTFEAFEPARSAGFEDIITAYDEALGKVLRRLIEWSLAETARLDRDSTRRNS from the coding sequence ATGAGAATGCCCGTCCCGGTTCCGCTCCTCGCGCGGCTCCTGCCTGCCTGCTGCGTGGCCTTCGGGCTGCTCGCCGCCTGCTCCCTGCCGGGATTCTCGCCGCCGCCCAAGCTCTTCACCCTGACGCCCAAGAACACCTTCTCGGACGGGTTGCCGGTGGTCCGCTCCCAGATCCTGATCGAACCGCCGGTCGCTGCGGCCGGGATCGATACCGGGCGGATCGCGCTCAGTCGTGCCCCCACCAGCCTCGACTACTATGCCGGCGTCAGCTGGACCGACCGGGCGCCCGCCATGGTCCAGACCCTGATGGTCGAGAGCTTCGAGAACTCCGGCAAGGCGCTCTCCGTCGGGCGCGACACCATCGGCCTGCGCTCCGACGTCATCCTGAAGAGCGAATTGCGCGAGTTCCAGGCCGAGTACGACCCGGCGGTGGAAAATGCGCCTCCGCGCGTCCATGTTCGCATCAACGCCAAGCTGGTCGCGATGCCGCGCCGGAGCATCGAGGCCAGCAGGACCTTCGAGGCCTTCGAGCCCGCCCGCAGCGCGGGCTTCGAGGACATCATCACCGCCTATGACGAGGCGCTGGGAAAGGTGCTGCGGCGCCTGATCGAGTGGTCGCTGGCCGAGACGGCGAGGCTCGACCGTGACAGTACACGCCGGAATTCCTGA
- a CDS encoding MlaD family protein → METRASYLLVGVFTLFLMGCLFAFTVWLAKSGFEEAGSSRYQILFTGSVAGLQEGSPVRYRGIALGTVRDIRLDPKNIGRVRVVIEVAANTPIKEDAVAYLALEGLSGAVYVEISGGTQESALLKAEDGDLPIIQSRPSSLAALVETTPELLNRLVGLSGQLTGFLTAQNQAEVSRILVNVRTMTDHLARAAAGAEGTVAELGATLGMVNGLVLDLRDHAGRLTDGADATLGQARATLGGVGKDAGRVTADVSRVTGELRTLAASLNRATLEAEALVKENREPIADFTGTGLYEFTLLIAELRGLVNNLGRVTTRLERDPGDFLFGGTRQGVSVE, encoded by the coding sequence ATGGAGACGCGGGCGAGCTATCTTCTGGTCGGGGTGTTCACGCTGTTCCTGATGGGCTGCCTGTTCGCCTTCACCGTCTGGCTGGCCAAGTCCGGCTTCGAGGAGGCGGGCTCCTCGCGCTACCAGATCCTGTTCACCGGTTCGGTCGCGGGACTGCAGGAGGGCAGCCCGGTCCGCTACCGCGGCATCGCGCTGGGCACCGTCCGCGACATCCGCCTGGACCCGAAGAACATCGGCCGGGTCCGCGTCGTCATCGAGGTCGCGGCTAACACGCCCATCAAGGAGGACGCGGTCGCCTACCTGGCCCTGGAGGGGCTGTCCGGCGCCGTCTATGTGGAGATCTCCGGCGGCACCCAGGAGAGCGCGCTCCTGAAGGCGGAGGACGGCGATCTGCCGATCATCCAGAGCCGCCCCTCGTCCCTCGCGGCGCTGGTCGAGACGACCCCCGAGTTGCTGAACCGGCTGGTCGGCCTGTCCGGCCAGCTCACCGGATTCCTGACGGCGCAGAACCAGGCCGAGGTTTCCCGGATCCTCGTCAATGTGCGGACCATGACCGACCATCTGGCCAGGGCCGCCGCCGGGGCGGAGGGGACGGTAGCGGAACTGGGGGCCACCCTCGGCATGGTGAACGGCCTGGTCCTGGACCTGCGCGACCATGCCGGGCGTCTGACGGACGGCGCCGACGCGACGCTCGGCCAGGCGCGTGCCACTCTGGGGGGAGTCGGCAAGGACGCCGGCCGGGTGACGGCCGATGTCTCGCGGGTGACCGGCGAACTGAGGACGCTTGCGGCGTCGCTCAACCGGGCGACGCTGGAGGCCGAGGCGCTGGTCAAGGAGAACCGCGAGCCGATCGCCGACTTCACCGGCACCGGCCTTTACGAATTCACCCTGCTGATCGCCGAACTGAGGGGCCTGGTCAATAATCTGGGCCGGGTGACGACCCGGCTGGAGCGCGATCCCGGCGATTTCCTGTTCGGCGGAACCCGCCAGGGCGTGAGCGTGGAGTGA
- a CDS encoding ABC transporter ATP-binding protein: protein MLSSRSSSPISASEPVIPASQPVIRVRGLVTRFGSQTVHDGLDLDVRRGEVLGVVGGSGTGKSVLLKTIIGLNRPAAGRIEVLGDDTAGLDDAGRIRLQARWGVLFQDGALFSSMTVAENIMVPLKEHTGLDPLTIAEVARIKIAMTGLPPSAGSKYPSELSGGMRKRAGLARALALDPEILFLDEPTAGLDPIGAAAFDALIGNLQRSLGLTVFMVTHDLDSLRAICDRIAVLIDRRIVVDTLDALRLLDHPWIRDYFHGPRGRAALDAGAGPSGNGA from the coding sequence ATGCTCTCTTCTCGATCCTCTTCTCCTATCTCGGCGTCTGAGCCGGTGATCCCGGCGTCCCAGCCGGTGATCAGGGTGCGCGGCCTCGTCACCCGGTTCGGCAGCCAGACCGTCCATGACGGCCTGGACCTGGACGTGCGCCGGGGAGAGGTTCTGGGCGTCGTCGGCGGGTCCGGAACGGGGAAGTCGGTGCTGCTGAAGACGATCATCGGGCTGAACCGCCCGGCCGCCGGACGGATCGAGGTGCTGGGCGACGACACCGCCGGACTGGACGATGCCGGCCGAATCCGGCTTCAGGCACGCTGGGGCGTGCTGTTCCAGGACGGCGCGCTGTTCAGCTCCATGACCGTCGCCGAGAACATCATGGTGCCCCTGAAGGAGCACACCGGCCTCGACCCGCTCACCATCGCCGAGGTCGCCCGCATCAAGATCGCCATGACCGGCCTGCCGCCGTCGGCCGGGTCCAAGTACCCTTCGGAGCTGTCGGGCGGCATGCGGAAGCGCGCCGGCCTGGCGCGGGCGCTGGCGCTCGATCCCGAGATCCTGTTCCTGGACGAGCCGACCGCCGGCCTCGATCCGATCGGCGCCGCCGCGTTCGACGCGCTGATCGGCAACCTCCAGCGCAGCCTCGGCCTGACCGTCTTCATGGTGACCCACGACCTGGACAGCCTGCGGGCGATCTGCGACCGCATCGCCGTCCTGATCGACCGGCGGATCGTGGTCGATACGCTGGATGCCCTCCGGCTGCTGGATCACCCCTGGATCCGCGACTATTTCCATGGTCCTCGGGGCCGGGCGGCGCTGGATGCCGGGGCTGGACCTTCCGGGAACGGAGCCTGA